The Chanos chanos chromosome 6, fChaCha1.1, whole genome shotgun sequence genome includes a region encoding these proteins:
- the LOC115815734 gene encoding PAK4-inhibitor INKA2-like, producing the protein MDHLSKSERKNMDTCLRRLKQELLSMKEAGDGLHAQMNSMMGALQELKLLQVQTALERLEISGRPGQTAQLPTETDVHCPNQDPQDHRSQLVHEDQLNTQHFHCNSLETSPSSSSLESESLPLSRRVSGYSAPQVDFCGPRLSYMDMESKDQHQCPSNPANLTHPANPPQVVDLSSILHSLSREGPSLDNNYSQDSLDDSSDWTSSLMSRSRNRQPLVLGDNVFADLVGNWLDLPEVERYSEEEEQGGGRPDSPAHPLRLSRSQELCRRLSLTTNIFKKFLRSVRPDRDKLLKEKPGWMPLDHNPQAELFKRPKKVAKNKGGFYLPFWAGGQQSKGRACSNPTEERNQYSGIYIDRRQAENVETMHPSFDYSTAVWV; encoded by the exons ATGGACCACCTTTCAAAATCCGAACGCAAAAACATGGATACTTGTCTGAGGCGCCTGAAGCAGGAACTG CTCTCCATGAAGGAGGCTGGTGATGGTCTTCACGCACAGATGAACTCCATGATGGGTGCTCTACAAGAACTCAAACTTCTCCAGGTCCAAACAGCCCTTGAGCGGCTGGAGATCTCAGGAAGACCAGGACAAACAGCTCAGCTTCCAACTGAGACAGATGTCCACTGCCCAAATCAGGATCCTCAGGACCATAGATCACAGTTAGTTCATGAGGATCAACTGAACACTCAGCATTTTCATTGTAACAGCCTAGAAACGTCTCCCTCTTCTTCCAGTCTAGAGAGTGAGAGCCTGCCATTGTCTAGGAGGGTCTCAGGATATTCAGCCCCACAAGTAGACTTCTGTGGTCCACGGCTGAGTTACATGGACATGGAGTCTAAAGACCAACACCAATGTCCATCCAATCCAGCTAATCTGACACACCCAGCTAATCCACCACAAGTTGTGGATCTGTCTAGCATACTCCACAGCCTTTCACGTGAGGGACCATCTCTGGATAATAACTACTCACAGGACAGCTTGGATGACTCCAGTGATTGGACCTCATCACTCATGAGTCGTAGCCGGAACCGTCAACCTCTGGTGCTTGGTGACAATGTCTTTGCTGATCTGGTGGGCAACTGGCTGGACCTGCCTGAGGTGGAGAGGtattctgaagaggaggagcagggagGAGGCAGGCCTGACTCCCCAGCCCACCCACTACGTCTCAGTCGCTCACAGGAGCTCTGTCGGAGGCTCTCCCTGACTACCAACATCTTCAAGAAGTTCTTACGTAGTGTGCGTCCAGATCGTGACAAGCTACTGAAAGAGAAGCCTGGGTGGATGCCACTAGATCACAACCCACAGGCTGAGCTTTTCAAGAGGCCCAAGAAGGTGGCAAAGAACAAAGGCGGCTTTTACCTGCCATTCTGGGCAGGGGGGCAGCAGAGCAAGGGCAGAGCCTGCTCTAACccaacagaggagaggaatcaATACTCAGGAATTTATATAGacaggagacaggcagagaatgTGGAGACAATGCATCCCTCGTTTGACTATAGCACGGCAGTGTgggtttaa